The Mauremys reevesii isolate NIE-2019 linkage group 7, ASM1616193v1, whole genome shotgun sequence genome includes the window ATCCAAGGAGCTCCCAGCACTTTGCAAATATTGACACATTATGCCATAATTGCCTTAGAAGTATCATTGCCACATTACAGACAGAGAAGCCAGCGCACAGAGACAGATTTGAGCTATGTGAAGTGAGCAGCACTAAAGCTCACTCATGTCTTCCACTCTTTAGTCTAAATCATGGAGTGGGGAACAGGACCGAGCTACCCAGGTACTCAATGCAGCTCAGAGTACTAGATCAagctttttgttctttgtttctaCTAATCTGTTTAAGCAGAGGATAAACAGTTGCCTGCTCATTGTAGCAACAGCTTCCAGAAGGGTTTTCCCACCCCTAGATTTTGGGCACCAAAATGAGAAGCTCTGCAGAGACTTCCACTGGGAGAAACAGAATCTGCACTGTTGTAAAGAGAAAGGGAGTTCAGAATTCACAGAGCAGACAAAACTAGCACTCATTCCCCTTCCTGCTTGGAGTGGCCGAAATGCAGGTTGCCTACAGGACATGGAATGCAGAGGCTTCAGTGAACATGCAGCAGTATGTAAACTCTCAGAAGACAGCAGGTAGGGTAACCCGGGGGTCATTCCCAGTTGTCTGGAACTAGCTCCTCCCCAACCTCTTTCTCAGCCACTCACTGCTGGTTCCCTCCCCTAAAGTGCCCAAGAGGAATCTGAAGCACAGGCAAGCAGGAGTGGTTAAGAGTGGCTGGGACTCAAGGGCATCTTGAACACAGCCAGCTCACATgcaaggggagggagaagagaatgcCCCACACCCCCTGGGTTTCAGGACCCTGAGAATGAAAGCAGCCACAAGACAGCACGCTCAGGTGACATCCGCTTTATTGGGTGAAGTTTGCCATTTAGGAGTTAGCATTGGGGCCCTTCTTCTTGCCAAAGCCTGGCACGATATTGACAAAGCGCCGGTTGTACTGCATGCGTCTCTTGGCACGGccagtcttcttcttcttcttctcttgcttggCAACCTTTGAGGGAGAGAGCACAGTTAGCTTAGCAACATGCCaagaggggacaggactcctggctcctaGTCCCCCTGTGTGAACCACTAGGCTGCAGTGGTCTCACACTGTTTACCGATATCAAATTGCAACAAACCTTCAAAGTCTGCAGCAGGTGAAACAAACAAGCCCCCGTTACATCAATGCACCAAAAGAATCACTTACCTTGGGAGTCTGGCCTCTCACCTTCCCAGCACGAGCCAGGGAGCCATGGACCTTACCTGGGGAGAGAAATCAGGAGAGCTGCACTCAAGTGCCACAGGAGACTGGGTAATATGTACAGTGTGGCTGGGACACTGGTGTGGTTGCCCTGGTGGCCAGATTCATTCCAACTTTGTCATTTCAGGTCCTGCATTTTATTCACTAGTCCTTTAAGTTAAGCCACGTGTCACCAGCACCCTGGTAACTAGCTCCTGAATCTCCTTTGTAAAAGAGACATGGTGACTGGGggccactaagggtatgtctacaacaaaaaaataataataaaaataaaataatgatgtCATCACCGTGGCTGGCCCAGATCAGCTGACCCAGTCTCACAGGGCTACAGAACTGCAGCACAGACTTTCAGGCTCACGCTGCAACTTGGGCTCTGAAACCGTGTGAACagggagtctcagagcccaggctccagctggaatatctacactgctatttttagctccacagcctgagtcagctgatcaaTGCTCTGAGACTCTGTGCTATgggtattcttttttttttttttttttaaatcacagtgtAGATGTATCTCAAAGGACTGACAAGGTTCCCACAACCAATCCAACTCCAATGGGCTTCAGTCCTGGACTGGAGGGGAGTTCAGTATGTTCTAGTCACTCTGGGGCCTCAGACTGAATAGGAAGGGCCTCCAAGAGCTGTCTGATGTGGATCCCTGTACAGTGGGCTGAGACCCAGCAAGCTTGTTTTACATAGGCATTCTCCAGGTCCTCTGGCTTCTCACCATTCAGAGCCCCAATGGCTGCAGTGGTCTTAGTCCATCACAACCCTGCTGTAGCTGGTGGAGTTAACAGCTTGGCCATCCCCTCTTGAAACCCAGCTAAAAAGAGCTCAGTGGGATGAACTCTTCTGCATGCgtcttccacttggccaggagCCTCATCTGGGATTTGAGTCTAGTACACCTCTCCCAGAACCTTTTAATACTTACCACCCAGCATGCGAGCAGCCACCTCCAGGGTGGTAAACTCGCTGATGCCACATTGCCCAATGAGAGATTCATCCTCCAAGGGAGTTCCACCCAAGAGAACCACCTGATCCTCAGGTGCGATGCCTTCCAGGGACTCAATGTGAGCCTGATAGGAGACACAAGGTACAGAGAGGTAGAGTCAGCTGGTGAGGCCAGGAGAGCAAAGCTAATCAAGCACCTTCCTCAATTCAGCAGGCACCACTGTAATCCTCCCCATAACATGAGGTAGAGGTGTGCTATCCAAGGGGACACAATATCCTAGATCAAAGGGTGTTTCTTTCTGGGCAGCACAATGCTAAAAAGGTTGAGTGGTTGGAaggagctcagatcccactgcCACAGATCAAGAATGAGAAGGACTGATTCATGACGAGAGTTAGAGCTGTCCAGACTGGCTTTGCAGGGAAAGAGATGATGCATTCCAACAGTCTCTGGGGATATGAATGGGGTAAATGCCATGGAGGGAAAGGAATCCATGCACTAGGCCACAGATAGGAGCTATAGAAAAGCCTGACCAAATTGTTTAGAGTGGCACTGGGGAGGAATACCACTGAGTTATGGAGTGAAACTAACAGCCTTGCAAGGCCAAATGCAATTACCCTGATTACAATTTGGTGTGTCAGAATGTACCAGGGAGATTTTAGTGACAAGCAATCGGGAATGTTTAATATTTCTTCCGAAGAGCAGACACAAGGGAGTACTGGTTGAGGCCAGCATTGACTAAGAGGGGAGAGCAACCCCTCCTGAGCtcaatcccatcccccacccctgcagcacagccttTCCAATACCATGATGGGACACTGGAATCAGCACAGAACATCCCTTACTGACTCAACTCCAGAGCACCTTGGCTTCCCGTGAAGGTCTTCCATTCAAGTCCCAGACTAGGAAGAACATGCTAAGCTTATAATGTCAAGATCAAAGCCTGATGTGATCCAGCTTTGGGCAGCCATGTCCCTATGATTCTCTCAACTCAGATCACACAGAGGAAAGGGACCTGCAGTGCCCAATACCTTCTTTGCCAATATTTATTATCAGAAATCAGCAGCAATTctacccctgcccttcccctcggGCATGAGCAATCAGCTGAAGGATGCATTGAAAAGACTTACAGAATTGTTTAGGGTGGCATGGGGGGtggtacagagagagagagagagagagagagagaatgtggctAGCAAAGCCTTACCTTAATGTGAGCTACTGTTTCCTGGCCAGACACCTCAAGGGTGTGCAGGTTCTGAGCACGGATGAACAGCTGCATGGTTCCAGCTATGCTGAATGGAAAGAACAAGAAGTGTTAAGGCAATTTACCTGAGACCAGGCCATTCCCACAGCAGGCTAAAGACATTAGGTCTCACATTCTGTGGCTACATTGCACTAGACTGGCTGAGAGAGATGAGCACCTTCCCTGTCAGATTTCACAGCAGCTACTCAGTAACCTACTGGGAGGCTCTACAGATAAAACCCAAACAGAAAACAAGCAGACATCATGAGCCAATGAAACACCTAcaaatagaacccaagagtcctgactacCAGCACCCCTGCTGtaatccactagaccccactcccccctaCCCCCACTTCCAAGCCAGTGACAAACCCTGAAAGACAGCCCAGAAGTTCTGTCACTGGCTTAAACAGAAGAGCGAGTAATGGAACTCAGAagacctggctcccagcccccttctctAGCTGTGAATCACATATCGACACATGAGTTAAGTGATTTAGCCTGCAGCAGTAAATCATTACCTACACAATGCAATCAGGATACCTGTTTTTGCCAGGGTTTGGGTATCTCCAAAGGCCCTGGAATTCTGCCCAGATCAAGCACAGTCTAGCCAAAGTCAGTCTCTGCCCCTGCCCAACAATGGCAGAGGATTCAGGTAGCAGATCTGCTAGGGCATAAACAAGGAAACTTTACTGATGCTCCTCCCCAGATAGACTTTGCTGCCACCCTGGCAACAGACAGTACTGGTAAAAAGTCAATGCCACCTGCTGGGCCTGGATTAGTCTGAAGGGATGTGTAACATGTGGAAGTCTGGATACACTTGAGTAGCATCATCCTTAGTATGCcacaaacagaacccaggagttctgagtcccagtcctccCCTGCTCTAAAACCCACTGACGCCACTTTCCTCCCAGATCTGGAGATAGAAGCCAGGAGAGGTTCACTAGGGAATAAGGCTTAAAAGTGCTCCGCTGAGCAAGCCAACTTTACCAGGAGATGCAGAATGGGGAGCCACTTCCCAACGACCAGCACCTTGGGAGAGACACAAGGCACCCGGCACCATGCAGGGATCTACTCACTAGTCACAATCCATGACATGAGTCAGCCCCAATCCTTCTCCGTTTGCCTGTGAGCCCCGTCTGCCCCGTCCTTGCCCAGGTTGGGCTCCTGTTCCAGACCAGGCCAGCGAGGCGCCTGGCCCACTGGAGTGGTGGAGCAAGGGGCGGGGGAGCCTCCTCCCTTCGCTAACCCAAGGGGTTTCCTACCCGCCACCCTAGACCCAGCCCCACCACGCCGCCCGGGGGTGCCCCCGAACCACGAGCCCCCGGGGGAGACGAGGGCTGCTTCGTGTCCCGCCCCATTCTGaatccccctcacccctcccaccgaCAGCCCCCAAACGTCACCCACCGCCTGATCCGCCCCCCCGGAACCCCCGCGCCTCCCCCCAGGCCGCGCTCTCAGGCGGGCAGGACAGCGGGGCCTCACTCACCACGAGACGCCGCCACCACACAAGATGGAGCCGGAAAGAGAAAGGAGTTGATGGGGAGCGCGCACGCTGATATACGTACACGGAGACGCGCGCGGTGCGTAACGCGTGACGTCATACACGGTCGGCTGTCGCCCGCGGAGGCGCCCTATGTTTATGTCACAACCTCTCCCCTGGGTCCCAGCAGCAAGATGGCGGCGGCCGTAGCCTtagcggggctgaggaggcggccGGGTGGCGTGTGGGGCGCGGGGGCCCGGCGGCTGCTGCAGGTGACTGCCCGGCAGGTACCAGCAGGGGGGGGCTCAGGTGGCCGGTTCGTCCTTCCCGCCTGTAGCCACGTAGCCCGGGCCGCCCCCGCAGAGCTACG containing:
- the FAU gene encoding ubiquitin-like protein fubi and ribosomal protein S30 isoform X1 is translated as MTSRVTHRARLRVRISACALPINSFLFPAPSCVVAASRDLLPESSAIVGQGQRLTLARLCLIWAEFQGLWRYPNPGKNSIAGTMQLFIRAQNLHTLEVSGQETVAHIKAHIESLEGIAPEDQVVLLGGTPLEDESLIGQCGISEFTTLEVAARMLGGKVHGSLARAGKVRGQTPKVAKQEKKKKKTGRAKRRMQYNRRFVNIVPGFGKKKGPNANS
- the FAU gene encoding ubiquitin-like protein fubi and ribosomal protein S30 isoform X2 — protein: MQLFIRAQNLHTLEVSGQETVAHIKAHIESLEGIAPEDQVVLLGGTPLEDESLIGQCGISEFTTLEVAARMLGGKVHGSLARAGKVRGQTPKVAKQEKKKKKTGRAKRRMQYNRRFVNIVPGFGKKKGPNANS